A part of Candidatus Manganitrophaceae bacterium genomic DNA contains:
- a CDS encoding septum formation initiator family protein, translated as MTGIKYNSFFFGGMGFFKAINMRKNHTAVQEDIRSLKRENIQLSQRIEGLKNDPLYIERLARDRLGLVKEGELVYEFFPESKP; from the coding sequence ATGACTGGAATCAAATACAACTCTTTCTTTTTTGGCGGGATGGGCTTCTTTAAGGCGATAAATATGCGAAAGAACCACACCGCCGTCCAGGAAGATATTCGTTCTCTGAAAAGAGAAAACATTCAACTCTCTCAGCGCATCGAGGGATTGAAGAATGACCCTCTTTATATCGAACGTCTCGCTCGGGACCGCCTCGGTCTCGTCAAAGAGGGGGAACTGGTCTATGAGTTCTTCCCCGAAAGCAAACCCTGA
- a CDS encoding transposase — protein MRKKGRRFHTKAFKEEAVKLIKEQGYPISEAARNLGVSASVLGRWKREFEASQGDQSDPGNLASLKAELKRLRKKNKRLEMEREILKKAATFFARESG, from the coding sequence ATGAGAAAAAAGGGAAGACGGTTTCATACAAAAGCATTCAAAGAAGAGGCAGTAAAGCTGATCAAAGAGCAAGGGTACCCGATATCAGAGGCTGCGAGAAACTTGGGGGTGAGCGCAAGTGTTCTTGGGCGATGGAAGAGAGAATTCGAAGCAAGCCAAGGAGATCAATCTGATCCGGGGAATCTGGCCAGTCTGAAAGCAGAATTAAAGCGCCTGCGGAAGAAAAATAAACGATTGGAAATGGAGCGTGAAATCTTAAAAAAAGCGGCCACCTTCTTTGCGAGAGAATCAGGATGA